Proteins from a single region of Acanthochromis polyacanthus isolate Apoly-LR-REF ecotype Palm Island chromosome 11, KAUST_Apoly_ChrSc, whole genome shotgun sequence:
- the LOC127536003 gene encoding E3 SUMO-protein ligase ZBED1-like, protein MEKNRESLLNGQFKFKILPDGALDKTKVTCIYCKGEFNYHRSNSSLLYHLKAKHPGVLKSDSGSRQTTLEQYRARGGVNSEQTNKRITDAITCWIATNCRPVNIVEDAGLCEVIKAATGDTTYKLPARKTIMSRVEELYDNKRTEKLEALGKVPYVSLTGDHWTSFGNDNYLGVTAHFIDNDWCLQSFALTVSKTTERHYAEACAQHFEDIAQDWGIENKVTTLGTDSARNMVAAVRQLPYEHLPCTAHAIQRSICVSLSDSGIDAVLAKCRKLVGHFKHSPSNTRELNAQQVAHHQKEEPLIQDVPTRWNSTLAMIQRVLQNREPIGATLREQHSKLSMLTDQECAKLQRLSELLEPCRYVTEILGGEHYISCSVVLPAFCHLFRVMEPSEDDPVHIVKWKKLFSEDLAKRKENSNLAWLKLATALDPRFKDLKCLPKTERGDVWNSIADLLKEKEKPKAPSPETTDVPDVPAKKAKVFLLSSSDSDADEEEETNLSLINRYRSETKLEMDACPLQWWLNRKGSYGKLALLARKYLSSPATTVPCERLFSLSGHVVQKKRASLSSANVERLVCLSSWLKVKDKGKGQVG, encoded by the exons ATGGAAAAGAACAGAGAATCACTTCTAAATGGACAATTTAAGTTCAAAATATTGCCAGATGGAGCTTTGGACAAGACAAAGGTTACCTGTATTTACTGCAAAGGGGAATTTAATTACCACCGCAGTAATTCGTCATTGCTTTATCACCTAAAAGCAAAACATCCCGGCGTGTTGAAGTCAGACAGTGGATCACGGCAAACAACTTTGGAGCAGTACAGGGCAAGAGGTGGGGTGAACTCTGAACAGACTAACAAAAGGATTACTGATGCAATTACCTGCTGGATAGCAACAAATTGCCGACCGGTGAACATAGTGGAAGACGCCGGATTATGTGAAGTTATTAAAGCTGCTACGGGAGACACGACATACAAGTTACCAGCTCGAAAAACCATTATGTCCCGGGTTGAGGAGTTGTATGACAACAAACGAACAGAAAAACTAGAGGCTTTGGGAAAAGTACCATATGTTTCCCTTACAGGAGATCACTGGACTTCTTTTGGTAACGATAATTATTTGGGAGTAACAGCTCACTTTATAGACAACGATTGGTGTCTCCAATCATTTGCACTGACTGTCAGCAAAACAACCGAGCGCCACTACGCAGAGGCGTGCGCACAGCACTTCGAAGATATTGCACAGGATTGGGGCATTGAAAACAAAGTGACCACTCTGGGAACTGACAGCGCTCGTAATATGGTTGCCGCGGTGAGGCAGCTGCCCTATGAGCATTTGCCGTGTACTGCACACGCGATACAACGGTCAATCTGTGTTTCACTATCTGATAGTGGCATCGACGCTGTCTTGGCCAAATGTCGAAAACTGGTTGGCCATTTTAAACACAGTCCTTCCAACACCCGAGAGCTTAACGCTCAGCAAGTTGCACACCATCAAAAAGAAGAGCCACTTATTCAAGACGTCCCAACAAGGTGGAACTCAACTTTAGCCATGATTCAAAGAGTTTTGCAAAACAGAGAACCAATAGGAGCAACACTGAGAGAGCAGCACAGTAAACTGTCCATGCTGACTGACCAAGAATGTGCCAAGCTTCAGCGGTTATCAGAGCTTCTTGAACCATGCAG ATATGTCACAGAAATACTGGGTGGGGAGCACTACATCTCCTGCTCAGTTGTGCTTCCTGCCTTTTGCCACCTCTTTCGTGTCATGGAGCCATCAGAGGATGATCCTGTCCATATTGTTaagtggaaaaaactctttTCAGAAGACCtggcaaagagaaaagaaaattccaaccTCGCCTGGCTGAAGTTGGCAACAGCTCTGGATCCTAGATTTAAGGACCTAAAATGCCTGCCTAAAACTGAGAGAGGAGATGTGTGGAATTCCATAGCAGATCTactaaaagagaaagaaaagcccAAGGCCCCAAGTCCTGAAACAACAGATGTACCAGATGTACCTGCAAAGAAGGCAAAGGTCTTCCTACTATCATCATCAGATTCAGACGCCGATGAAGAGGAAGAGACCAACCTAAGTTTGATAAACCGGTACAGGTCAGAAACCAAACTTGAAATGGATGCCTGCCCTCTGCAGTGGTGGTTGAATAGAAAGGGCTCATATGGTAAACTAGCACTTCTTGCACGCAAGTATCTCTCTTCACCTGCCACCACTGTGCCCTGCGAAAGATTATTCTCCCTCTCAGGACATGTTGTTCAAAAGAAGAGGGCATCTCTATCTTCTGCTAATGTGGAGAGACTGGTGTGCCTTAGCAGTTGGCTCAAGGTGAAAGACAAGGGCAAAGGACAAGTTGGTTAA